In a genomic window of Niallia taxi:
- a CDS encoding VOC family protein yields the protein MKLGAFSVSLNVKDIHVSKAFYEKLGFQALGGDIANNWLIMKNENSIIGLFQGMFEKNILTFNPGWDQNAENLESFTDVREIHNQLKTEGITMLSAAVETKEGPAHFFIEDPDGNQILVDQHR from the coding sequence ATGAAATTAGGTGCATTTTCTGTAAGTTTAAACGTAAAAGACATTCATGTTTCCAAAGCTTTCTACGAAAAATTAGGATTCCAAGCTTTAGGTGGTGACATAGCTAATAATTGGCTTATTATGAAGAATGAAAATAGCATCATTGGCTTATTCCAAGGAATGTTTGAAAAGAATATTCTAACCTTTAATCCAGGCTGGGATCAAAACGCTGAAAATCTCGAATCGTTTACAGATGTCCGAGAAATTCATAACCAACTAAAGACTGAGGGAATAACCATGCTTTCTGCAGCTGTTGAAACAAAAGAGGGACCTGCTCATTTTTTCATTGAAGATCCAGACGGGAATCAAATTCTTGTAGATCAGCATCGTTGA
- a CDS encoding NAD-dependent epimerase/dehydratase family protein: MKVVVIGGCGHIGSYLVPKLVKAGFNVFNISRGKSKPYTSDYAWNEVTNVILDRSNDEAFAEKVAAMEADIVIDLINFTLEDTKKMVEALHNTRLSHYLFCSSIWAHGRAEMLPVIEDCVKEPICEYGIEKYKCEQYLQEQYRVNGFPATTVMPGQISGPGWNIISPLGNVNPDIFQKIADGKEIFLPNLGMETLHHVHADDVAQVFLNAITHRNQALGESFHAVAADSMTLYGYAKAMYRFFGQEPKISFLPWDKWCEHVEKEDDINSSYYHLARSGQFSIEKGKRLIEYQPRYTTLETVEESIKNYMERNLVIN; this comes from the coding sequence ATGAAGGTCGTAGTTATCGGTGGATGCGGGCATATAGGATCTTATTTAGTTCCTAAGCTAGTTAAAGCGGGATTCAATGTTTTTAATATAAGCAGAGGGAAAAGCAAGCCATATACAAGTGATTATGCATGGAATGAAGTTACCAATGTTATTTTAGATAGAAGCAATGATGAAGCATTTGCTGAAAAAGTCGCAGCTATGGAAGCTGATATTGTCATCGATTTAATCAATTTCACTTTAGAAGATACGAAGAAAATGGTAGAAGCACTTCATAATACAAGATTGTCTCATTATTTATTCTGTTCCTCTATTTGGGCACATGGTCGTGCTGAAATGCTACCTGTAATAGAGGATTGTGTTAAAGAGCCGATTTGTGAGTATGGAATCGAAAAGTACAAATGTGAACAATATTTGCAGGAGCAATATCGTGTAAATGGCTTCCCTGCAACTACGGTTATGCCAGGACAAATCTCTGGTCCAGGATGGAATATCATTAGTCCGTTAGGAAATGTCAATCCTGACATTTTCCAAAAAATTGCTGACGGAAAGGAAATTTTTCTTCCTAATTTAGGCATGGAGACATTACATCATGTTCATGCAGATGATGTTGCACAAGTTTTTTTGAATGCGATTACACATAGAAACCAAGCTTTAGGTGAAAGCTTCCATGCAGTTGCTGCAGATTCCATGACCTTATATGGATATGCAAAAGCGATGTATCGTTTCTTTGGCCAAGAACCGAAAATCAGTTTTCTTCCATGGGACAAGTGGTGTGAGCATGTCGAAAAGGAAGATGATATTAATTCTTCTTATTATCACCTTGCACGCAGTGGTCAATTTAGTATCGAAAAGGGAAAACGGCTTATTGAATATCAACCAAGATATACTACATTAGAAACAGTTGAAGAAAGTATTAAGAATTATATGGAGAGAAATCTTGTTATTAATTAG
- a CDS encoding N-acetylmannosamine-6-phosphate 2-epimerase, with protein sequence MYQVLEQINKGLIVSCQALEGEPLHSSFIMGRMAIAAKEGGAVGIRANSVSDIIEIKKQVSLPVIGIIKKVYGDQPVFITPTMQEIDALAKTGTEIIATDATNRIRPDGSDLQSFYQEVRRAYPHILLMADVSTVDEAIFADELGFDIVAPTLYGYTEETKGLKIDDHDYAVIKQIIKEVKKAKVIAEGNVLTPEIARSLLNMNVHAVVVGGAITRPQLITKRFVDALQR encoded by the coding sequence ATGTATCAAGTACTAGAACAAATTAATAAAGGATTAATCGTTTCATGTCAAGCTTTAGAAGGGGAACCATTGCATAGTTCGTTTATCATGGGCCGTATGGCAATAGCCGCAAAGGAAGGCGGTGCAGTTGGAATTCGGGCAAACTCTGTCTCTGATATTATCGAGATAAAGAAGCAAGTATCTCTTCCTGTAATTGGCATCATCAAAAAAGTGTATGGGGACCAGCCTGTTTTTATTACGCCAACCATGCAAGAGATCGATGCATTAGCCAAGACAGGTACCGAAATAATTGCGACTGATGCAACGAATCGAATCCGCCCTGATGGTAGTGATTTACAATCATTTTATCAAGAAGTTAGAAGGGCGTATCCTCATATACTTCTGATGGCTGATGTTTCAACAGTTGATGAAGCTATTTTCGCTGATGAGTTAGGATTTGATATTGTGGCACCCACGTTATATGGATATACGGAAGAGACAAAGGGCTTAAAAATTGATGATCATGATTATGCTGTTATTAAACAAATTATCAAAGAAGTGAAAAAAGCAAAGGTTATCGCAGAAGGGAATGTATTAACCCCAGAAATTGCCCGCTCCTTGTTAAATATGAACGTCCATGCAGTTGTTGTCGGAGGTGCGATTACAAGACCACAGTTAATTACGAAAAGATTTGTGGATGCTTTGCAAAGATAA
- a CDS encoding TetR/AcrR family transcriptional regulator, translated as MADSKTDLRIIRTKESILTALIDLIEEKGFETITVKDITNRANINRGTFYAHYQDKFDLMAKCEEKVMLEISSIAKQNFPNVIASLEMDSSNVPPFPLTVSLFEYLNKNSDIMKALLGPKGDLSFQTRLKEFMWDTLYGNNPIALVKEENFLVPGQYLSSYMGTALIGVVQQWLNSGRKESPQEMARILTIINVNGPFYAAGLKK; from the coding sequence ATGGCTGATAGTAAAACCGATTTACGAATAATTCGCACGAAAGAATCCATCCTTACTGCTCTAATTGATTTAATAGAGGAAAAAGGCTTTGAAACAATTACAGTAAAAGATATAACGAATCGGGCAAATATAAATAGAGGAACATTTTACGCACATTATCAAGATAAATTCGACTTAATGGCAAAATGTGAAGAAAAAGTGATGCTAGAAATTTCTAGTATTGCAAAGCAAAACTTCCCAAACGTTATCGCTTCACTTGAAATGGATTCTTCAAATGTACCACCATTCCCGCTCACTGTTTCTTTATTTGAATATCTAAATAAAAATAGTGATATTATGAAAGCTTTATTAGGTCCAAAAGGAGATTTATCCTTTCAAACAAGACTGAAAGAATTTATGTGGGACACACTTTACGGAAATAATCCAATTGCCCTTGTAAAGGAAGAAAACTTTCTTGTACCTGGTCAATATTTATCCTCTTACATGGGAACTGCCTTAATAGGAGTTGTTCAACAATGGCTTAATAGCGGCCGAAAAGAATCTCCTCAAGAAATGGCTCGAATCCTGACTATTATTAATGTCAATGGTCCCTTCTATGCTGCTGGGTTAAAAAAATAA
- a CDS encoding PTS transporter subunit EIIC, producing MKKAFEKAQQFGKSFMLPIAVLPAAGLLLGIGGALSNPNTVSAYPFLDISWLQAIFTIMSAAGSIVFGNLPIIFAVGVAIGLARSDKATAGLAAMIGYFVMNSTINALLFLTGDLVHENLTGAGQGMSVGIQTLETGVFGGIIVGIVAAALHNKYNKIQLPQVLGFFGGSRFIPIVVSFASIFVGAILFLIWPYFQAFINQLGSLVTSTGEIGTLFYGFLLRMLGPLGLHHIFYLPFWQTALGGTLEISGKIVSGTQNIFFAQLGDPSTEQYYEGVSRFMSGRFITMMFGLPGAALAIYHCSKKKNRKVVAGILLSAALTSFLTGITEPLEFSFLFVAPLLYLVHSIFDGFAFMMADIFNITVGQTFSGGFIDFILFGVLQGVDKTNWPYVLLVGIPWFFLYYFTFKFLIRKRNFKVLGREDEEQVTEQVAATERAKTIVQGLGGEQNIDVVDCCATRLRITIKDESLVNDDVIKQTGSKAIVKKGTGVQIIYGPQVTIIKNEVEEYLGQ from the coding sequence ATGAAAAAAGCTTTTGAAAAAGCTCAGCAATTTGGTAAATCGTTTATGCTGCCGATTGCTGTATTACCAGCAGCGGGTTTGTTATTAGGTATAGGTGGTGCGCTGTCAAATCCAAATACTGTTTCAGCATATCCATTTTTAGATATTAGTTGGTTACAAGCTATTTTTACCATTATGAGTGCTGCAGGCTCCATTGTATTTGGTAACCTGCCTATTATATTCGCAGTAGGTGTAGCGATTGGGTTAGCTCGTTCCGATAAAGCAACAGCAGGTTTAGCTGCAATGATTGGTTATTTTGTCATGAATAGTACCATCAATGCCTTACTTTTTTTAACTGGTGACCTGGTGCACGAAAATTTGACTGGGGCAGGGCAAGGAATGTCAGTTGGAATACAAACATTAGAAACTGGGGTATTCGGTGGCATTATTGTTGGTATTGTGGCAGCTGCTTTGCACAATAAATACAATAAAATTCAGCTGCCTCAAGTATTGGGATTCTTTGGAGGCTCGCGCTTTATTCCGATCGTTGTGTCGTTTGCTTCCATTTTTGTAGGAGCAATTCTTTTTCTAATTTGGCCTTATTTCCAAGCGTTTATTAACCAATTAGGATCACTTGTAACAAGTACCGGAGAAATTGGAACCCTTTTTTATGGATTTCTTTTGCGTATGCTGGGACCGCTTGGGTTGCACCATATTTTCTATCTTCCATTCTGGCAAACGGCTCTTGGCGGAACATTAGAGATAAGCGGGAAAATTGTAAGCGGTACTCAAAATATCTTCTTTGCCCAATTAGGTGATCCTTCGACTGAACAATATTATGAAGGGGTCTCAAGATTCATGTCTGGCCGATTTATTACGATGATGTTTGGTCTGCCAGGTGCCGCACTAGCTATCTATCATTGCTCTAAAAAGAAAAATAGAAAAGTAGTAGCAGGAATACTACTATCAGCGGCGCTAACTTCATTCTTAACTGGAATTACAGAACCACTAGAATTCAGCTTTTTATTCGTGGCACCGCTTCTTTATTTAGTACATTCCATTTTTGATGGTTTTGCTTTTATGATGGCAGATATTTTTAATATTACTGTTGGTCAAACCTTCTCAGGCGGATTTATTGATTTTATTTTATTTGGAGTATTGCAAGGTGTTGATAAAACAAATTGGCCATATGTGTTATTGGTAGGTATTCCATGGTTCTTCTTATATTACTTTACATTCAAGTTTTTGATAAGAAAAAGGAATTTTAAAGTCCTTGGACGCGAAGATGAGGAGCAGGTTACTGAGCAAGTAGCAGCGACAGAGCGGGCTAAAACGATTGTTCAAGGATTAGGCGGAGAACAAAATATTGATGTTGTCGATTGCTGTGCGACACGTTTACGTATAACCATTAAGGATGAATCCTTAGTGAATGATGATGTCATTAAACAGACTGGTTCAAAAGCAATCGTGAAAAAGGGAACAGGTGTCCAAATTATTTATGGGCCTCAAGTTACTATTATTAAAAACGAAGTAGAGGAGTATTTAGGTCAGTAA
- a CDS encoding nucleoside deaminase, protein MTNKDELFMRKAIDIAKQARKEGNEPFGAILVKDDEIVMVGENKINTFCDPTHHAEIGLIRRYCSENNIFDLSEYTLYTSCEPCVMCSGAMVWANLGRLVFSVTHDQLSEIAGSNIMISCSEVFEKSPNTPLVVEKTLNEEGLSVFEGYTF, encoded by the coding sequence GTGACAAATAAAGATGAATTGTTTATGAGAAAAGCAATTGATATAGCTAAACAAGCCCGAAAGGAAGGCAATGAACCTTTCGGAGCTATTTTAGTCAAAGACGACGAAATTGTAATGGTCGGCGAAAACAAAATAAATACTTTCTGTGATCCTACACATCATGCCGAAATTGGGCTAATCAGAAGGTATTGCTCTGAGAACAATATCTTTGATTTGAGCGAATACACGTTATACACAAGCTGTGAACCATGTGTGATGTGTTCTGGGGCAATGGTTTGGGCGAATTTAGGAAGATTAGTATTCAGTGTCACACACGATCAGCTATCAGAAATAGCTGGCAGTAATATAATGATTTCATGCAGCGAAGTGTTCGAAAAAAGCCCAAATACACCATTAGTAGTAGAAAAAACATTAAATGAAGAAGGCTTAAGTGTTTTTGAAGGATATACGTTTTAA
- a CDS encoding MurR/RpiR family transcriptional regulator: MLLQEKMKTLKFSPNERIVLDFILEKQELIDDYSTTMIAEETYTSPSILVRISKKLGFNGWNELKKAFLKEVDYLKTNFTDLDANTPFTEQDSMMNIASKITQIHIESAKDTLSLIHHDSLKKAVRLLSNSSEVKVFTISNLTFLGQEFVYKLRHIGKKADTNPTESMMYQEAVMTSANDCAVCISYSGESASILETANYLKMNKVPIIAITSIGENSLSRLADVTLHITTREKSYTKIAGFASLESISLILDILYSCLFSVAYDKNYDFKVKLAQRTETRQINNQIIKEDEQ; encoded by the coding sequence GTGTTACTACAAGAAAAAATGAAAACTTTAAAGTTCTCACCTAATGAAAGGATTGTTTTAGATTTTATTCTAGAAAAACAAGAACTTATTGATGATTATTCGACAACAATGATTGCTGAAGAGACATATACCTCCCCATCCATTTTAGTAAGAATATCAAAAAAATTAGGCTTTAACGGGTGGAATGAGTTGAAAAAGGCCTTTCTTAAAGAAGTGGATTATTTAAAAACAAATTTCACGGATTTAGATGCAAATACTCCTTTTACAGAACAAGACTCTATGATGAATATTGCCAGTAAAATTACACAGATACATATTGAAAGTGCGAAAGACACTTTATCTCTTATTCACCATGACTCCTTGAAAAAGGCAGTTAGATTATTAAGTAACAGTAGTGAAGTAAAGGTTTTTACCATATCTAATTTAACTTTTTTAGGGCAAGAATTCGTCTATAAATTAAGGCATATTGGCAAAAAAGCAGACACTAATCCTACAGAAAGCATGATGTATCAGGAAGCAGTTATGACATCTGCAAATGATTGTGCAGTTTGTATTTCTTATTCAGGTGAGTCTGCATCCATTTTGGAAACAGCGAATTACTTAAAAATGAATAAGGTCCCTATTATCGCTATTACTAGTATTGGAGAAAACAGTTTGTCCAGACTTGCGGATGTAACATTACATATCACAACAAGAGAAAAATCGTATACTAAAATTGCTGGATTTGCCTCACTTGAATCGATTTCTCTTATTTTAGATATTCTATACTCTTGCTTATTTTCTGTTGCATATGATAAAAATTATGACTTTAAAGTGAAATTAGCTCAAAGAACGGAAACACGACAAATTAATAATCAGATTATTAAAGAGGATGAGCAATAA
- a CDS encoding VOC family protein: protein MIKGFGGIFWRTNNIDVVKKWYNEALKLDIGDWNGTIIKPQSGNETIFSLFAEDDQYFPTEQQVMLNFQVFNLDETIKHLEQIGVPLEKNKETSEFGEFIWIKDPEGRLIELWEKSEL, encoded by the coding sequence ATGATAAAAGGTTTTGGCGGGATATTTTGGAGGACTAATAATATAGATGTCGTGAAAAAATGGTATAATGAGGCGTTGAAATTGGATATAGGAGATTGGAACGGGACTATTATTAAACCGCAATCAGGAAATGAAACGATTTTTTCTTTGTTTGCTGAAGATGACCAGTACTTTCCAACAGAACAGCAAGTAATGTTGAATTTTCAAGTATTTAATCTAGACGAGACGATAAAGCATCTTGAACAAATTGGTGTTCCGCTTGAAAAAAATAAAGAGACTAGCGAATTTGGTGAGTTTATATGGATTAAAGACCCTGAAGGCAGGCTAATTGAGCTATGGGAGAAAAGTGAGCTGTAA
- a CDS encoding ROK family protein produces the protein MLKKFTELSSPKARNLKLLYSLVRKLGPVKINRLTELTGFKHVTCARLLEELVDEGLIYDSGVGKSSGGRKPLMYVIKPDAYYLIGVEITSFYTTVLLLDLKLNIVSVEKLKMTAECTGKYTLNYITACVDQLLIQNNIPKDKLLGIGVGVLDRFDAEKGMITSTHSFPAGGWDINLVDYLKQTNNVPVFLDNGTDLAALAEYRMNYWQDTDNIVFVSSDIGIRCGTISQGRLITNKFEMEDAFGHIIIDIHGRRCSCGAYGCLQAYSSLPAIRDEVIRLLKRGKASLLQEKLSNMEDINFHHILYALEQNDSLCLEVVEEAAYYFGVGLSNLIFLLRPEIVIFGGTLVPKPLFFEAAAKAASNRLTHYSSAKIKMVKSSDAYNIVAQGAGCMVLDHYTEDTPV, from the coding sequence ATGCTAAAAAAATTTACCGAATTATCTTCGCCAAAAGCCAGAAACCTAAAGCTCTTATATAGCTTGGTCCGTAAATTGGGGCCAGTTAAAATAAATAGATTAACGGAGCTCACAGGCTTTAAACATGTCACTTGTGCTCGTTTACTGGAGGAGCTTGTTGATGAAGGGCTAATCTATGATAGTGGTGTAGGCAAATCAAGTGGTGGCCGTAAGCCGTTAATGTACGTAATCAAGCCAGATGCTTATTACTTAATTGGTGTCGAAATCACCAGTTTTTACACAACCGTATTACTACTTGATTTAAAACTGAATATTGTAAGCGTTGAAAAGCTAAAAATGACTGCTGAATGTACGGGGAAATATACATTAAACTATATAACTGCCTGCGTTGATCAACTGCTGATCCAAAATAACATTCCAAAGGATAAGTTATTAGGTATTGGCGTTGGGGTGCTTGACCGTTTTGATGCAGAAAAAGGAATGATTACATCCACTCATTCCTTTCCTGCAGGTGGATGGGACATAAATTTGGTAGACTATTTAAAACAAACTAATAATGTCCCCGTTTTCCTTGATAATGGAACAGATTTAGCAGCACTAGCCGAATATAGGATGAATTACTGGCAGGATACTGACAATATAGTTTTTGTATCAAGTGATATCGGTATTCGTTGTGGAACTATTTCTCAAGGGAGATTGATTACTAACAAATTTGAAATGGAGGATGCTTTTGGGCATATCATCATAGATATTCATGGGCGTCGTTGCTCATGTGGGGCATACGGATGTCTGCAAGCTTACAGTAGTTTGCCAGCCATTCGTGATGAAGTAATACGTCTATTAAAACGTGGGAAAGCGTCTCTCCTGCAAGAAAAGCTGAGTAACATGGAGGATATTAATTTTCACCATATTTTATACGCGCTAGAACAAAATGATTCACTTTGTCTAGAAGTTGTGGAGGAAGCTGCTTATTATTTTGGTGTCGGCTTAAGTAACCTAATCTTCCTGTTACGTCCGGAAATTGTCATCTTCGGAGGAACTTTAGTTCCGAAACCTCTTTTCTTTGAAGCAGCTGCTAAAGCAGCAAGCAACCGACTGACACACTATTCAAGTGCAAAAATCAAAATGGTAAAATCATCTGATGCATACAATATTGTCGCACAAGGCGCAGGCTGTATGGTATTAGACCATTACACGGAGGATACACCTGTATAA
- a CDS encoding alpha/beta hydrolase, producing MSKKKKRRFLTVLKTILLVVISALVIWFVCSNLLTIYEKKKYPPIGELVEIDGKNMHVYKKGDGKNTIVLLSGLGTTAPVLDFEPLVNELAKKNKVVVVEAFGYGWSDLTGKERTVENIIGELRAALQAANINGPYVLMPHSISGIYSMYYANAYPEEVKAIIGIDPTLPQALNYFGESAPSMPKYMSYLVPTGVARLASYITPDSFLPIAEDGTYSNTNLKTTKAVTAWKGYNKNVVSEANEIKDNINKTEKMTFPADIPVLIFTTKEDLNNQGKSNITFYKDQLNNVANKKLVSLDGHHYLHWTYFKEMCKMVNEFLKIQ from the coding sequence TTGAGTAAAAAAAAGAAACGAAGATTTTTAACTGTTTTGAAAACTATATTGTTAGTGGTAATTTCGGCTCTCGTTATTTGGTTTGTATGCAGTAATTTACTAACTATTTACGAGAAAAAGAAATATCCTCCAATAGGAGAGCTAGTCGAAATAGACGGAAAGAATATGCATGTCTATAAAAAAGGGGATGGAAAAAATACAATTGTTTTATTAAGTGGACTTGGAACGACCGCACCAGTTCTTGACTTCGAGCCGTTAGTTAATGAATTAGCAAAGAAAAACAAGGTCGTTGTAGTAGAAGCTTTTGGATACGGTTGGAGCGATTTAACAGGGAAAGAGCGAACCGTTGAAAACATAATTGGGGAGTTGAGAGCAGCTTTACAGGCAGCTAATATAAATGGGCCATATGTATTGATGCCCCACTCCATATCGGGTATTTATAGTATGTACTATGCTAATGCATATCCTGAGGAAGTTAAAGCAATTATCGGAATTGATCCCACATTACCTCAGGCATTGAATTATTTCGGTGAATCAGCTCCTTCTATGCCAAAATATATGAGTTATTTAGTCCCAACTGGTGTGGCGAGGTTAGCTTCCTATATAACTCCAGATAGCTTTCTGCCGATTGCTGAAGATGGTACATATTCCAATACAAACTTAAAAACAACAAAAGCTGTCACAGCCTGGAAAGGCTACAATAAGAATGTAGTGAGTGAAGCAAACGAGATTAAAGATAACATCAATAAAACAGAAAAAATGACTTTTCCGGCTGATATACCAGTTCTGATTTTCACTACGAAGGAGGACTTGAATAATCAAGGTAAGTCAAATATCACCTTTTATAAAGACCAACTAAACAATGTAGCTAATAAAAAATTAGTTAGCTTGGATGGCCATCATTATTTACATTGGACTTATTTCAAGGAAATGTGTAAAATGGTTAACGAGTTTTTGAAAATTCAATGA
- a CDS encoding purine-nucleoside phosphorylase, translating to MHKTHEIFEARDFIMTKTAYRPTIGLILGSGLGNLADEIENPFIIPYSEIPHFAKSEAVGHANELVIGSLNGKTVLAMKGRFHYYEGFTLDEVTFPVRVMKALGVEELIITNACGAINTSFNPGDLMLITDHLNLVGTNPLIGPNNPELGTRFPDVSEVYNRNLRTIATEVANDQNTTLQNGVYAWWSGPAYETPAEIRMIRTLGADAVGMSTVPEAIVAVHGQMKVLGISCLTNMACGILDQPLSHEEVIETAAMVREKFIQLVKGIIEKM from the coding sequence ATGCACAAGACACATGAAATTTTCGAAGCAAGAGATTTTATCATGACTAAGACGGCTTATCGCCCGACGATTGGTTTAATTCTAGGGTCTGGCTTAGGGAATCTGGCAGACGAAATAGAAAACCCCTTTATCATTCCGTATAGTGAAATTCCTCACTTTGCAAAATCTGAAGCAGTAGGGCATGCAAATGAATTAGTTATTGGAAGCTTAAATGGGAAAACAGTTTTGGCGATGAAGGGACGTTTTCATTATTATGAAGGATTCACCTTGGATGAGGTAACTTTTCCTGTACGTGTTATGAAGGCGCTTGGTGTAGAGGAGTTAATAATTACAAATGCTTGCGGTGCCATTAACACAAGCTTTAACCCAGGCGACTTAATGCTAATTACAGACCACCTTAATTTGGTCGGTACAAATCCACTAATCGGACCAAATAATCCTGAATTAGGCACTCGTTTTCCTGATGTTTCGGAAGTGTATAATCGCAATTTGCGAACAATTGCTACTGAGGTTGCTAATGATCAAAATACGACTTTGCAAAATGGAGTTTATGCATGGTGGAGCGGACCTGCTTATGAAACACCAGCTGAAATCCGCATGATTCGTACATTAGGCGCAGATGCTGTTGGTATGTCGACCGTTCCAGAAGCGATAGTAGCTGTTCATGGACAAATGAAGGTCCTTGGTATTTCCTGCTTAACAAATATGGCATGTGGAATTCTTGATCAGCCGCTAAGCCATGAAGAGGTAATAGAAACAGCAGCAATGGTGAGGGAGAAGTTTATTCAATTAGTTAAAGGGATTATCGAGAAAATGTAA
- a CDS encoding MBL fold metallo-hydrolase: MKQKQRYANLDNIDTKKTFNDFRRWQKERRSNKKDLKLKIEQAPIKEVEKLHNNDRSASITWIGHSTFLIQMNGLNMLTDPVWANRMGFQKRLTVPGIPLDDLPAIDVVFISHGHYDHLDYPTLKKLKGNPTYYVPIGLGKAFKKRGLIKVIESNWYDSFQQHDLTFSFVPAQHWTKRTITDTNTSHWGGWIIEGKEHSVYFVGDTGYFRGFKEVAEKFNIQTVLMPIGAYEPEWFMKVSHINPEDSVRAFLELNGSTFIPMHYGTYHLADDTGPEALARLDAEWHRLNVDASQLKKLLIGETFWLE; the protein is encoded by the coding sequence ATGAAACAGAAACAACGCTATGCAAATTTAGATAATATTGATACGAAAAAAACATTTAATGATTTTCGACGCTGGCAAAAGGAACGCAGAAGTAATAAAAAGGATTTAAAGCTCAAGATTGAACAGGCACCCATTAAAGAAGTAGAGAAATTACATAATAATGATAGGAGTGCTTCTATAACATGGATTGGACATTCTACCTTTTTGATACAGATGAATGGTCTGAATATGTTAACAGATCCTGTCTGGGCTAATAGAATGGGGTTTCAAAAAAGACTTACTGTGCCAGGAATTCCACTAGATGATTTACCTGCAATTGATGTAGTATTTATCTCCCATGGACATTATGATCATCTCGATTACCCAACATTAAAAAAGCTAAAAGGCAATCCTACTTATTATGTTCCGATCGGTTTAGGCAAAGCTTTTAAAAAGCGCGGTTTAATTAAAGTCATCGAAAGTAATTGGTATGATTCGTTCCAGCAGCATGATCTAACCTTCTCCTTTGTCCCCGCCCAGCATTGGACAAAAAGAACTATTACTGACACAAATACATCTCATTGGGGTGGCTGGATTATTGAAGGAAAGGAGCATTCCGTGTATTTTGTCGGTGACACAGGTTATTTTAGAGGCTTTAAAGAAGTAGCTGAGAAATTTAACATCCAAACAGTCTTAATGCCAATTGGAGCCTACGAACCAGAGTGGTTTATGAAAGTAAGTCATATAAACCCAGAGGACTCGGTTCGTGCTTTTTTAGAGTTAAACGGAAGCACCTTTATCCCCATGCACTATGGAACATATCATTTAGCTGATGATACTGGTCCAGAGGCTTTGGCAAGATTAGATGCAGAGTGGCACAGATTAAATGTAGATGCTTCGCAATTAAAAAAACTGCTTATTGGGGAAACATTTTGGCTTGAGTAA
- a CDS encoding MurR/RpiR family transcriptional regulator — protein sequence MEYLGENLLNGIASTMEKFTSSEADLANYIIKNPDEISQLTISQIAKKIHISPATITRFCQKISFSGFNEFKHELKRYIDLRNKPTRNTDIKEIDYFSNLYQNHLEIIETTFRKMNVLDIQEAVSLINSAHKVHVYGIGNSGIAAQEFKWKFFRIGIHVESITDPHQAVMDAALSTKKCLVIGISVSGKTREVTDAINIAKKQGASILAITSDKKSQLSQLADLTLLVTNKSNMHMGQNISPTLPLFLLFDLIYTELVAKDYMNRIQFRNKTLNALKDI from the coding sequence ATGGAATATCTCGGTGAGAACCTTCTTAATGGTATAGCTTCCACCATGGAGAAATTTACAAGCTCTGAGGCGGACTTAGCAAATTATATTATTAAAAATCCTGATGAAATCAGTCAATTAACAATTAGTCAAATTGCAAAAAAAATTCACATATCACCTGCTACCATTACTCGTTTTTGTCAAAAAATATCTTTTTCCGGATTTAATGAATTTAAACATGAGTTAAAACGATATATCGACCTAAGAAACAAACCTACGAGGAATACTGATATTAAAGAGATTGATTATTTTTCTAATCTCTATCAAAACCATTTGGAGATTATTGAAACAACCTTCCGAAAAATGAATGTTTTGGATATTCAAGAAGCCGTGTCACTTATAAACAGTGCACATAAAGTTCATGTTTACGGTATCGGTAATTCAGGGATTGCTGCTCAAGAGTTTAAATGGAAATTTTTTCGAATCGGTATACATGTTGAATCCATCACAGATCCACATCAAGCTGTGATGGATGCCGCTTTAAGCACAAAAAAATGTCTCGTCATTGGCATTTCTGTTTCTGGTAAAACGAGAGAAGTTACCGATGCTATTAATATTGCCAAGAAGCAGGGGGCGTCTATTCTTGCAATTACAAGTGATAAAAAATCGCAGCTGTCTCAGTTAGCAGATCTGACACTTTTGGTTACAAATAAAAGTAATATGCATATGGGTCAAAATATTTCTCCAACTTTACCTCTATTTTTACTTTTTGATTTAATTTACACAGAACTAGTGGCAAAGGACTATATGAACCGTATTCAGTTTCGCAATAAGACTTTAAATGCTTTGAAAGATATTTAA